From the Coffea eugenioides isolate CCC68of chromosome 1, Ceug_1.0, whole genome shotgun sequence genome, the window TGAAGTTGGTTTGTGTTTGAGTTTCTACATGGTACATTCTGGTTTATGAGGTCATATGATAATCCACAACCTGTGTCTCCTCCAGTGTACATCAAAATTATTCCTTTATGACATATCAGCTCATAACAAGCAATAAAAAGTTTTCTTCAGGAGGGTTAAGTGATTCAGATTGTTAACTCCCAACTTTGGCTGCATTCAAGAACCAGTCGTCCTCTCTCTTTTTATGACTAACAAGGGGAAGTTTCCTTCCCTGAAAGTCCAATCAATCATTCAGCCACATGTACAGCAAGCAGATAAATCGAAATCGCTGGCTATCGTCATCTCATTTAGTCTTAATTAGATCCATGACAAACTTCAAGACTTCAAATACCATAAAATACAAGTATTTTAACCCGTACATTAGCACCAAATAAAATTGATACATATGGATAAAATAAATCAAGtgaatttataaataaaaataaagttcattagaagagagaggaaaaccataataaaatataatttaaatttattaaaaaggATTAAGTTGataaaaaagagagaaattaTGAGAAGAATTAGTTAGAGAAGAGTTCGATATGAATATAATTAAAACACAACTATCCAAATGACCCATCAATTCTTTTCAGTTAGTTATGCCACCTTGGAGAGAGAAAATGGGTAATTAATTAAGAACTTACATGCATGCgagtgtgtgtgtatgtgtgtaaATATATATACAGATAGGTGGGTCATTTGgatgcacacacacacacacacatatatatatatagagagagagagagcaataccCTTTCCATATAGTAATTTCTATGAATGTGATATGCAAAGAGAACAAAAGGTGTAGTAACTTGCAAACATGCAGACAAGTGCCTTGTTAACGTGAGGCAGGAGGAGAAATTAATATCAAAAAGGGTCCAAGAGTAAAAGACTTACTATTATCAAAACTGACGTGAAACCTATTGCAAATCCCTCATTGATGCGGCGTAAATAATGATCAAGTATTGTAGATGTGGTGGCCAAAATACTTAACAATAAACCACCTGCAGGTGTTCAGCATGCGACCTGGTGAACCCCAAGTGTgaaagaagatgcaaatataGCGTTGCTGAACTAGTAATAGCAtcagatgaaatttgaaatttgaaggaAGAATTGGTTGATCCATACCCCAAAAACGTGTTGAAGCTTGAACTTTTGTCAGATATTCAATGGTAGCCTTTCCAGGCTTTATATGTGGAATTCTGGCCCCCATCTTGTTCAAATAATCAGCTATTTCCTTGGGCATGTTTGCCTACAGATACATGTCCCCGTAGCAAAAGAAAGAATGAGATCTCATCCTCTCATCCTCTCATAAATCATCAAACACACCACGCAATCAAAAATTAATATCAATAGAATTGGACTCTGCTGCAGCATTAAGTTAATATCAAGTGGGAGAATTACATCTTATTACGACCAAAATTTATACCTTTTTACATTCCAAAGTTGAAAAGGATGGTTAAACCATCCTTTTTATTACATTATGCTGAGAGCATTTTGAAGCACAATAGGATACCTTCCACTTCTTAAAAATTGAAACATGCCCCAAAAACAGACCCCCAAAATGCTTCTGTTATCGGGTATATTTTCCTGAAGGACGAAATTATCACTAAAACATCCAACAACTTTTGGTGTTAAAGAACAACCCTTGCTAGTCATTTATATGAAACTATCAAGTCAATTTATGAAGAGATTCAGAAAGAAGAAAGCAATGGATCTTATTGTAGATTGTATTCCACATCAACAAAGAATGAAGTGGAGTGAGAAAACTTACAATGTCAAATATATTGAAGAGGAACACAAAGAACGCATAAATTGTGTAATAAACCCATGGCTCAGCACCAAGAGAAGTTTCAGGATTCAGGGTATTTCTCACATTTTCCCAAAAGCGTGAACCAAGAAGGCTGTCAGGAAAGTACCAAATGAGAGAGTTATAGGTTGGAATTGCTCACAAGATACTTCATTTAAAGTTAAATAGATATCAATTCGGCATTTTCAGATAGACACCAGTATAGTTAGTGGCAAATTGGAGGACCACAAGAAACAGAACAGAGCAAGGAATTTAATCTGCAAAAACTCTCCAGAAAATAACAATATTACTGCAAGGCTTTATACTGCTCTAGCTAAGAAACAACCAAAAACACAAGAACCAGGAAAACAAGCAGGCTCCAGTTATCCGCAGCCAGTGTGCTGGATAGTATGCAATTAAGAGGCTTTGGACAAGTTTTAGATTGAAGAATGATTTATAGCACTGAAGTTTGATAGAAACCAAAATGGAACCACTGAAAACGACTAAGTGCTGAATCACAGATGAAGTTACCTTGCTAGGATGCCGGGAAAAGCCAATAGGTAAGAAGTTGTGAGAACAGGCTGCATCCCTGAAGGATTTATGTTGAACGGGATGTAAGGCTCCACCTCAATAATTGGAGAATCTTCTCTGCTCAAAACATAGGGTCTAATGATCAATAAGGGTGCAACCAAACAGAAATCTTACATTAACGCAAGCTGGGTTACATTTaattaaatgagaaaaaatcAAATAGTTTCTAAGTTAGTCAAAAATCAAGTTATAGCTAAGTCTATATCCAAAAGTGTGACAAATTAGAGCAGAGATTCAATTTTTAAGTTCAACTCTGGCAAACTTAAGTGAATTCAATCTGTCACCAGATTTGACGTCCTTATCAATTATCATGGCAATGCAAAGTCATTACTAATTTATACAAGAGTACGTAAGTATTGTAAAGGCCAATATGCATAACCTTGCAGCTGAAGCAAGTTTAAAACCAAAATACTGCAGCTTGATTTTCCGGCAACCCTCAGTCACAACAACTGCCCACATAGTTACTACAGTAAAAACACCAAAAACAGCTAGTACATATGGCCACCAGCTAACAGCAGTTCCTGCAAAAAGCAAGAAGTCCAAATTAATATCACATGCAAAAGATGAGAGCaatatttcttgaaaaacaaCATGATATCAAAGAAGATGCTCAAACAACAAGCACCCAATTACTCCACAATCtcagtcaaaatggtaaaaagaATCAATTAACAGAAATATACTCTTCAAGTCGATTTATAACTGTACCTGCATATTTCTTCAAGtgaaagaaataattaaggACCTGGAATTGCTTGCAAGAGAAGGTACCAGCCAGGGAATCACATAGCAtgcaataaaattcaaaagaaaaaagaaactgaATTTCATGCAAAGAAATAGGAGGAATCTGCAATATTCTACATAAGAGCTAATCTCTTTCTATTTTTTAGGGGGATCAGAATAGGCCCCTATGCGCtgaataatcatcaatccaGAGGTTTAATTACATAAGCCAATTTCATGTTCATAATAGTCTTTGTAGATAAGAGCACAAGCTATATACTACATGTCTTACTTCACATTTAAGTATTATTTCCACGAGTCAGAGAATCATGTGGCCAGAAGAGGTTTCACATTCTGCAATTTGTTGCCCACCTGATAGTTGAGTAAGCATTTTGGACAATGTATCTGTGTAGCCAGTCAAAATCCCCACACAGATAATCAATGACGAGCCTTGACCTGCAGAAACCCCCATAAAGTTCAAAAGGTCATTATGGACAGAAAACTCGTCCGAAAAATCATTCACTAATCTCTATAAGAGATAAAAACTCAACTGTTTCTAATGAAAACCTAAGCTTGACAGGTTTTAGGTAGACTGACTTTATTGCTTgactagaaaatgaaaaaagctGTTAACTCCCTGCAGCATGCAGAAACAACAGCAGTAAAAAGTTGTGGAAAGGCAGATAACTGAGAATTCCAGGCAATACCAAATCCAGCATCTGTTATTTTGTCACAAATCCATGTCATAGTCATTGCACCACACACCAAAAGGGAAGATGTCAACATCACGTGCTTTACCCTGCCATAGAGAATACACCATAGCCAAGATGAAAATATCCATAAGAAATTGTTTAGATATAACAGAGTATTTCAGCAATAGTACAAAAATGCAACTCATTGGAGACAAACAATACTTTTGCATGATTAGATGACCCACAGTAGAAAAAAAGGTAACCAGATCAGATAAGAAAACCAACTCTGTCACAAATTCATTGTCAAGAATGAAATTCATATTTTCGAATCACCTGTAACTGGCAGCATAAATGGAATATGAGAGCGAATAACAAGAAAGAACCAGAGCCTCCACTATGGCAAACCCAAGCGAAATCCACCATCTGAGATCAATAAATATTTGCTATAGTCCTTAACTTGATCAAAGGATAAATGAACTTGATAACATAggaaaatttttcttaacaacTCATTTCACTGCTTGAAATAGATAACCAAGACACACATATAACTCTTAATCTTCTCGTGACCATCCAAGCCTTCTTTTCGCAACTTCACCAAAGAAGGAACCACATGGCAAAGAACCTGAATGACAAAAATGAATCTGATTTAAGCTCATTGAAATTCATAATAAAAAGAAGAACATAATAGACTCTATAGGTAAATGCAAAGTGCATAAAGCACATTAACTCAAAAGATTCGCGTCATCTACTCCTATTTaagaaaaaacaacaaaataagaCAACTGTAAAAGAGAATGTGCTCCATTATAAATAAGGTGCTACAACCTCAGATGCTAAACGACAGGCAACTATGCTGAAAAGTGACAATAATGGTTCTTAGACTGAATAATCATAGGCAAGCAAGAGTATGTGTAGCAGCTCTATATACAGGACACACCAACTGGGCCTATATAAATGCTTTTATACAAAGTACTATCCCTTGCATTACAAACTCTGAGGCCAAGCTGGAAGATTTACTGACAAATATACATGATTAACTTCACAATGTCTTTTATGTAATGTGCAGCTCCAAAAATCCTAGATAACAATAAATTGTGGAAAGCACTAGCCTGTGTAGCAGCATAATACTACCAAATAACCATCAAAAACATGATCTATCATGGGAAACCCAGGATACCTGCATGAGAATTGATGCTGCAATTTGAGGACTGATACCCAATTGGAACAAAGAAAGCTTAAGTTCCGGTGTGCTGTCACCTAGTTCATCTGCAAagtgaaagtgaaaaatgattttaccCGCAAAGTCACagagttcctttttttttctctttttctacCTTCCCGCTTTTGAAGCA encodes:
- the LOC113761269 gene encoding preprotein translocase subunit SCY2, chloroplastic; its protein translation is METTIVSSQLQLFTTNYFKISGNDIMHREKFCHRPIPGLFPLKINCSRFGGKPLLLLDRQNIRPSYDIVSKLRGRCFEIKAASTESLGYEQFLPEPNAGEVVLPLHDSGGNDSLRPRPKAYKNRFLNFVRLSSVLNTAAESFFKSEIRRRLFVTAILIVISRVGYFIPLPGFDRRLMPQDYLSFVSGSVDELGDSTPELKLSLFQLGISPQIAASILMQVLCHVVPSLVKLRKEGLDGHEKIKSYIWWISLGFAIVEALVLSCYSLSYSIYAASYRVKHVMLTSSLLVCGAMTMTWICDKITDAGFGQGSSLIICVGILTGYTDTLSKMLTQLSGTAVSWWPYVLAVFGVFTVVTMWAVVVTEGCRKIKLQYFGFKLASAAREDSPIIEVEPYIPFNINPSGMQPVLTTSYLLAFPGILASLLGSRFWENVRNTLNPETSLGAEPWVYYTIYAFFVFLFNIFDIANMPKEIADYLNKMGARIPHIKPGKATIEYLTKVQASTRFWGGLLLSILATTSTILDHYLRRINEGFAIGFTSVLIIVGSIIELRRSYQAYNVMPSLSNALRRYGV